A genomic stretch from Pochonia chlamydosporia 170 chromosome 4, whole genome shotgun sequence includes:
- a CDS encoding C6 zinc finger domain protein (similar to Metarhizium robertsii ARSEF 23 XP_007825231.1): MEAVVDLPVFLVQSNKTERGSNAEGPAVAEPIDEFPNSFWNQLSAVSLSSSFKFLTLQSQQDRYQATPTPAMTTPLPIRYDIYRPALSYHFDITAHDSKQNLFYCNVVRFTKSSTPDLVLHAGQDKRAPSIALAHILQFSQSFKIGFGSTADMDAVEWEDFTRSNIKGSEHRWGMTLQRTSDSPSPSRSNDRLSLVWKRTTTVTAEGGSEPVTGPRGHRGHRGWKLVEESRPEDVWAIFTFDRVFGRRGILQINVNYGEKFNTGVLISILTLYERSEAAVE, from the exons ATGGAAGCAGTTGTTGACCTTCCCGTATTCCTCGtacaaagcaacaaaaccGAACGCGGGTCCAACGCGGAGGGGCCGGCTGTGGCTGAGCCCATTGATGAGTTTCCAAACTCATTCTGGAACCAG TTGTCGGCAGTATCGTTATCATCAAGTTTCAAGTTTCTCACACTTCAGAGTCAACAGGACAGATATCAagcaacaccaactccagCAATGACAACTCCCCTGCCAATCCGGTATGACATCTACCGGCCAGCCCTCTCATACCACTTCGACATCACAGCCCACGACAGCAAACAAAATCTTTTCTACTGCAATGTCGTTCGTTTCACAAAAAGCTCTACACCAGATTTAGTCCTCCACGCCGGCCAGGACAAACGCGCACCATCAATAGCGCTAGCGCACATTTTACAATTCTCGCAAAGCTTCAAAATCGGCTTTGGCAGTACTGCTGATATGGACGCCGTAGAATGGGAAGACTTTACGCGCTCAAATATCAAGGGTTCTGAGCATCGCTGGGGAATGACTCTCCAAAGAACCAGCGACAGCCCATCACCAAGTCGATCCAACGATAGATTGTCTTTGGTGTGGAAGAGAACAACGACTGTTACAGCAGAGGGTGGTAGTGAGCCGGTCACTGGGCCACGTGGTCATAGAGGACATCGTGGTTGGAAACTCGTTGAAGAGAGTAGACCGGAAGACGTTTGGGCTATTTTTACGTTTGACAGGGTTTTTGGGAGGAGGGGAATATTGCAAATAAATGTGAACTATGGGGAGAAGTTTAATACGGGTGTGCTGATTAGTATACTGACATTGTATGAGAGGTCGGAAGCAGCGGTAGAGTAG